From a single Halalkalicoccus subterraneus genomic region:
- a CDS encoding PrkA family serine protein kinase, with the protein MSGTEYVREADRELDAAYEEPMSLAEYVDRLFSRPSIGAHASKYLLSAIEAAGTRTVIEEGEERERYRFFDDPHNDGEHAILGNTGVLNDFVDDLRSIAAGRGKEEKIIWFDGPTATGKSELKRCLVNGLREYSKTPEGRRYTVEWNIASAEDAPGLTYGDTPKVDEDSWYQSPVQSNPLSVFPEPVREAILEDLDAEYDDHTPVRAETELDPFSREAYEHLEKRYRREGVADLFSAVTDPRHLRVTNYVVDVGRGIGVLHSEDDGRPKERLVGSWMAGMLQKLDSRGRKNPQAFSYDGVLSQGNGLLTIVEDAAQHADLLQKLLNVPDERHVKLDKAIGMDVDTQLLIISNPDLDAQLNQHADRNGADPLRALKRRLDRHEFRYLTNLRLECELIHRELTGETAIWEGSDGEELRDRVRAPISIRIGERGGRVRERELAPHTVEAAALYSVVSRLDRDDLPEGLSLVEKALLFDRGYLREGDERIETDAFEFDSNAVDGAHGIPVTFTRDVIAELLNTARDRNHPDLAVENVLMPRDVLNAMAERLHDAPMFSRAERREFEDRLVSVKNHVFDQQEADVIDAIMHEKRVDESTVEEYVEHVYAWATDGTVETDQGEVEPDPLKMKVFETDHLGRFSDHEYDGTTPMPAVRTFRRERVITALNRHAWQNRTEDFAIDEVNLLDIPVVRDVLETHDWSDVARIYDDFDPDQWDDPPANTETAAVKEETIETLVSEFGYSPASAELTGRHVMGQVSYRWD; encoded by the coding sequence ATGAGCGGGACCGAGTACGTTCGGGAGGCGGACCGAGAGCTCGACGCGGCCTACGAGGAGCCCATGAGCCTCGCGGAGTACGTCGACCGGCTGTTTTCCCGCCCCTCGATCGGCGCCCACGCCTCGAAATACCTCCTGAGCGCGATCGAGGCCGCCGGAACCCGGACGGTGATAGAGGAGGGCGAGGAGCGCGAACGCTATCGCTTCTTCGACGACCCGCACAACGACGGCGAGCACGCGATCCTGGGCAACACCGGGGTGCTCAACGACTTCGTCGACGACCTGCGCTCGATCGCCGCCGGGCGGGGCAAGGAGGAGAAGATCATCTGGTTCGACGGGCCGACTGCCACTGGCAAATCTGAACTCAAGCGGTGTCTGGTCAACGGGCTCCGGGAGTACTCGAAGACGCCCGAAGGGCGCCGGTACACCGTGGAGTGGAACATCGCGAGCGCCGAGGACGCGCCCGGGCTGACCTACGGCGACACTCCGAAAGTCGACGAGGACAGCTGGTATCAGAGCCCCGTCCAGTCGAACCCGCTGTCGGTGTTCCCCGAACCGGTTCGTGAGGCGATCCTCGAGGACCTCGACGCCGAATACGACGATCACACGCCGGTTCGCGCGGAGACGGAGCTCGATCCCTTCAGTCGGGAGGCCTACGAGCACCTCGAGAAGCGGTATCGTCGGGAGGGCGTCGCGGACCTCTTCTCGGCGGTGACCGATCCGCGCCACCTGCGGGTGACGAACTACGTCGTCGACGTGGGACGGGGGATCGGCGTGCTCCACTCGGAGGACGACGGTCGACCCAAAGAGCGATTGGTCGGCAGCTGGATGGCCGGCATGCTACAGAAACTCGACTCGCGTGGCCGGAAGAACCCCCAGGCGTTCAGCTACGACGGCGTGCTCTCACAGGGCAACGGCCTGCTGACGATCGTCGAGGACGCGGCCCAGCACGCCGACCTGCTCCAGAAGCTGCTCAACGTCCCCGACGAGCGCCACGTCAAGCTCGATAAGGCGATCGGGATGGACGTCGACACGCAGTTGCTGATCATCTCGAACCCCGACCTCGATGCACAGTTGAACCAGCACGCCGACCGCAACGGCGCCGATCCGCTGCGCGCACTCAAGCGCCGCCTCGACAGACACGAGTTCCGGTACCTGACGAACCTCCGGCTCGAATGCGAGCTGATCCACCGTGAACTCACCGGTGAGACCGCGATCTGGGAGGGAAGCGACGGCGAGGAACTCCGCGATCGGGTTCGCGCCCCGATCTCGATCCGTATCGGCGAGCGCGGCGGGAGAGTTCGCGAACGTGAACTGGCGCCCCACACGGTCGAAGCGGCGGCGCTTTACAGCGTCGTCTCCCGACTGGACCGAGACGACCTTCCCGAGGGGCTCTCGTTGGTCGAGAAGGCGCTGTTGTTCGACCGGGGCTATCTCCGTGAGGGCGACGAGCGCATCGAAACCGATGCCTTCGAATTCGACTCGAACGCGGTCGACGGCGCACACGGGATCCCGGTCACCTTTACCCGCGACGTGATCGCGGAGCTACTCAACACGGCGCGCGACCGGAACCATCCCGACTTGGCCGTCGAGAACGTCCTCATGCCACGCGACGTGCTGAACGCGATGGCGGAACGGCTCCACGACGCGCCGATGTTCTCGCGGGCCGAGCGCCGCGAGTTCGAGGACCGGCTCGTCTCGGTCAAAAACCACGTCTTCGACCAGCAGGAGGCGGACGTCATCGACGCGATCATGCACGAAAAGCGCGTCGACGAATCGACGGTCGAGGAGTACGTCGAGCACGTCTACGCGTGGGCGACCGACGGCACCGTCGAAACCGACCAGGGCGAGGTCGAGCCCGACCCGCTGAAGATGAAGGTGTTTGAAACCGACCATCTGGGGCGCTTCAGCGACCACGAGTACGACGGAACGACGCCGATGCCTGCCGTTCGAACGTTCAGGAGGGAGCGCGTCATTACGGCACTGAACCGCCACGCGTGGCAGAACCGCACCGAGGACTTCGCCATCGACGAGGTGAACCTGCTCGACATCCCGGTGGTCAGAGACGTCCTCGAGACACACGACTGGAGCGACGTCGCGCGGATCTACGACGACTTCGATCCCGACCAGTGGGACGATCCGCCGGCGAACACCGAAACCGCGGCCGTCAAAGAGGAGACGATCGAGACGCTCGTCTCGGAGTTCGGCTACTCGCCCGCGTCGGCGGAGTTGACCGGCCGGCACGTCATGGGACAGGTGAGCTACCGATGGGACTGA
- a CDS encoding DUF63 family protein produces MDGVSDRIDPVQAWVAAAVTAITALVIGAVAFPRQVYDGFLWRYFWGPVVADGTGNACAQRINGEAVLGGDCVTGVVAEPGYTTISTVSYALILVFALVGVIFLLRRLDLGFGQGFFFALFPFMLFGGALRTVEDASVALLRTTGEPAIGFPLSSLFISPFIYFTVFFVTLAALLVSVAAERRGLVSRYEYPLAGIGALAFAVTIGSLVWLATSTDAIETNPTITIITVVGATVVAALAWIGTERFAPDVNDATGYMGILVIWGHTVDGLANVLSLDWATELGIPSYSPKHVVNSAIIDITSTVQPASVSAAIGTAWPFLFVKIAAALFVVWVFNDEIFDESPQYSMLLLVAILAVGLGPGTRDTLRATFGV; encoded by the coding sequence ATGGACGGCGTTTCCGATCGCATCGACCCGGTCCAGGCGTGGGTCGCCGCCGCGGTCACGGCGATCACCGCCCTCGTAATCGGTGCGGTTGCCTTTCCTCGGCAGGTTTATGATGGATTTCTCTGGCGATATTTCTGGGGGCCGGTCGTCGCGGACGGCACCGGCAACGCCTGCGCACAGCGCATCAACGGCGAGGCAGTCCTCGGTGGCGACTGTGTGACGGGCGTCGTCGCCGAACCGGGTTACACGACGATATCGACCGTGAGCTACGCGCTCATATTGGTGTTCGCGCTGGTCGGCGTGATATTCCTCCTTCGTCGCCTCGATCTCGGCTTCGGACAGGGGTTTTTCTTCGCGCTGTTCCCGTTCATGCTGTTCGGCGGCGCGCTGCGAACCGTCGAGGACGCGAGCGTCGCCCTGCTTCGGACCACCGGTGAACCCGCGATCGGCTTCCCGCTCAGCAGCCTGTTCATCAGTCCGTTCATCTACTTCACGGTCTTTTTCGTCACGCTTGCAGCGCTGCTGGTAAGCGTCGCCGCCGAACGACGGGGACTGGTCAGTCGCTACGAGTACCCGCTCGCGGGGATCGGCGCGCTCGCGTTCGCAGTCACCATCGGCTCCCTCGTCTGGCTCGCCACGAGCACGGACGCTATCGAGACCAACCCGACGATCACGATCATCACGGTCGTCGGTGCGACGGTCGTCGCGGCGCTGGCGTGGATCGGAACCGAGCGGTTCGCCCCCGATGTGAACGACGCGACCGGCTACATGGGGATCCTCGTCATCTGGGGTCACACCGTCGACGGGTTGGCGAACGTTCTCAGCCTCGACTGGGCGACCGAACTCGGGATCCCGTCCTACTCGCCGAAACACGTCGTCAACAGCGCGATCATCGACATTACCAGCACGGTTCAGCCCGCGTCCGTCTCGGCGGCCATCGGAACCGCCTGGCCGTTCTTGTTCGTCAAGATCGCGGCCGCGTTGTTCGTCGTGTGGGTCTTCAACGACGAGATCTTCGACGAGAGTCCCCAGTATTCGATGCTACTGTTGGTCGCGATCCTCGCTGTCGGACTCGGACCGGGAACACGCGACACCCTTCGGGCTACGTTCGGTGTGTAG
- a CDS encoding YeaH/YhbH family protein, whose product MGLKDDLERYREVGEKRRQDLAEFIQYGDLGQSDEIHIPIKIVSLPEFAYDRLDQGGVGQGNGGTPEPGDPVGKPQPQPGDGDDGEPGEEGGDHEYYEMDPEEFAQELDERLGLDLEPKGKKVETEEEGELTDRTRTGPDSTLDVERLFKQGLKRKLAMEFDEEYVRELLRVEGITPEEAFAYARSNHIPVSKAWIDDAFDSLPDAERGRWASIETMEENVDREPLSQRIRRDGVGHIPFRREDERYRYPEVVTKPQHNVVVVNIRDVSGSMREDKRELVERTFTPLDWYLTGKYDTAEFVYIAHDASAWEVEREEFFGIRSGGGTKISAAYELAAAILEERYPWREWNRYVFAAGDSENSSNDTEERVIPLMERIPANLHAYVETQPSGSAINATHAEEIERRLGDRENVAVTYVSGPDNVTNAIYEILSTEDEP is encoded by the coding sequence ATGGGACTGAAGGACGACCTCGAACGCTACCGCGAGGTGGGCGAGAAGCGCCGACAGGACCTCGCGGAGTTCATCCAGTACGGCGATCTGGGTCAGAGCGACGAGATCCACATCCCGATCAAGATCGTCTCGTTGCCGGAGTTCGCCTACGACCGCCTCGACCAGGGCGGCGTCGGACAGGGAAACGGCGGGACGCCCGAGCCCGGGGACCCGGTCGGGAAACCCCAGCCCCAACCCGGCGACGGCGATGACGGCGAACCCGGAGAGGAGGGTGGGGACCACGAGTACTACGAGATGGATCCCGAGGAGTTCGCCCAGGAACTCGACGAGCGGCTCGGACTCGACCTCGAACCGAAAGGAAAGAAGGTCGAAACCGAGGAGGAGGGCGAGCTGACCGACAGGACCAGAACGGGACCCGACAGCACGCTCGACGTCGAGCGGCTGTTCAAGCAGGGTCTCAAGCGAAAGCTGGCGATGGAGTTCGACGAGGAATACGTCCGTGAACTGCTTCGCGTCGAGGGAATCACCCCCGAGGAGGCGTTCGCCTACGCGCGCTCGAACCATATCCCCGTCTCGAAAGCGTGGATCGACGACGCGTTCGACTCGCTTCCGGACGCCGAGCGCGGGCGGTGGGCCAGCATCGAGACGATGGAGGAGAACGTCGATCGCGAGCCGCTCAGCCAACGGATTCGCCGCGACGGCGTCGGGCATATCCCGTTTCGGCGCGAGGACGAACGTTATCGGTACCCCGAGGTCGTCACGAAACCCCAGCACAACGTCGTCGTCGTCAACATTCGAGACGTTTCGGGGTCGATGCGTGAGGACAAGCGCGAACTGGTCGAACGGACCTTCACCCCGCTCGATTGGTATCTCACGGGCAAGTACGACACCGCCGAGTTCGTCTACATCGCCCACGACGCGAGCGCGTGGGAGGTCGAACGCGAGGAGTTCTTCGGGATCCGCTCGGGCGGCGGGACGAAGATCTCCGCGGCCTATGAACTCGCCGCCGCGATCCTCGAGGAACGGTACCCGTGGCGCGAGTGGAACCGCTACGTGTTCGCGGCGGGCGACTCGGAGAACTCCTCGAACGATACCGAAGAGCGGGTGATCCCGCTGATGGAGAGGATCCCGGCGAATCTACATGCGTACGTCGAGACCCAGCCCTCAGGCAGCGCGATCAATGCGACCCACGCCGAGGAGATCGAGCGCCGACTGGGCGACCGGGAGAACGTCGCGGTGACCTACGTCTCGGGGCCCGACAACGTCACGAACGCGATCTACGAGATACTCAGTACGGAGGACGAGCCATGA
- a CDS encoding PrkA family serine protein kinase translates to MTGDNTLKTLSQQYRETVPSDLRDSKTFAWYLEAVHDDPKITRNAHQRVADMFDYYGTRYDEGSGTVEYLLASEDPLGDGENTFYGEVVHRAIHEFVNKVKSGARGLGPDRRIKLLLGPVGSGKSAFDSQLRSYFEDYTAREEGRMYTFRWTNLCDVIPDQDPADDVVQSPMNQDPLILLPLEQRQQVVDEINERLEAPYTIRNEQSLDPASSFYMDRLLAYYDDDLQTVLENHVEVVRLLADENKRQAIETFEPKDKKNQDETELTGDVNYSKIAVYGESDPRAFDYSGAFCNANRGIFSGEELLKLQREFLYDFLHATQEQTIKPKNNPRIDIDQVIVGRTNMPEYREKKGDESMEAFNDRTKRIDFPYVLEYVAESEIYGKLLNNADVPDINVEPHTLEMAGLFGVLTRIEEPDTEAVDIIQKAKAYNGESSDGDDIDVKKLREEGESNAEIAEAMVGVSPRFIGDEIAEAIMDSMHRGRGYLSALAVFTHFEENLENHGSIPEENFERYHRYLELVREEYKERAIEDVRHALAYDVDEIQRQGEKYMDHVMAYIDDDTVPDDLTGREQDPDETFLRAVEEKLEIPEDRKDDFRQEVSNWVSRRAREGEAFSPQDNDRLRRALERKLWEDKKHNINFSALVSANELDDDERNAWVDALIEQGYSKEGAMEVLEFAGAEVAKSELET, encoded by the coding sequence ATGACCGGTGACAACACCCTCAAAACCCTCAGTCAGCAGTACAGAGAGACGGTCCCGAGCGACCTACGCGACTCGAAGACGTTCGCGTGGTACTTGGAGGCCGTTCACGACGATCCGAAGATCACCAGAAACGCACACCAGCGCGTCGCGGACATGTTCGATTACTACGGGACGCGCTACGACGAGGGCTCGGGAACCGTCGAGTACCTCTTGGCGTCCGAGGACCCGTTGGGCGACGGCGAGAACACCTTCTATGGGGAAGTCGTCCACCGGGCGATCCACGAGTTCGTCAACAAGGTCAAAAGCGGGGCCCGCGGACTGGGCCCCGACCGCCGGATCAAGCTGCTCTTGGGGCCGGTCGGCTCGGGCAAATCCGCGTTCGATTCCCAACTCAGGAGCTACTTCGAGGACTATACCGCCCGCGAGGAGGGCCGGATGTACACGTTCCGGTGGACGAACCTCTGTGACGTCATTCCGGATCAGGACCCCGCCGACGACGTGGTCCAATCGCCGATGAACCAGGATCCCCTGATCCTCCTGCCCCTCGAACAACGCCAGCAGGTCGTCGACGAGATCAACGAACGCCTCGAGGCGCCCTACACCATTCGAAACGAGCAGTCGCTGGATCCTGCCTCCAGTTTCTACATGGATCGCCTGCTCGCCTACTACGACGACGACCTTCAAACCGTGCTCGAGAACCACGTCGAGGTCGTCCGACTGCTCGCCGACGAGAACAAGCGCCAGGCGATCGAGACCTTCGAGCCAAAGGACAAAAAGAACCAGGACGAGACCGAACTGACGGGTGACGTCAACTACTCGAAGATCGCCGTCTACGGCGAATCGGATCCGCGCGCCTTCGACTACTCGGGAGCCTTTTGTAACGCCAACAGGGGGATCTTCTCGGGCGAGGAATTACTGAAACTCCAGCGGGAGTTCCTCTATGACTTCCTGCACGCGACCCAGGAACAGACGATCAAGCCCAAGAACAACCCCCGGATCGACATCGACCAAGTGATCGTCGGCCGGACCAACATGCCCGAGTACCGCGAGAAGAAGGGCGACGAGTCGATGGAGGCCTTCAACGACCGGACCAAACGCATCGACTTCCCGTACGTACTGGAGTACGTCGCCGAATCCGAGATCTACGGGAAGCTGCTCAACAACGCGGACGTCCCCGACATCAACGTCGAGCCCCACACCCTGGAAATGGCGGGGCTGTTCGGCGTGCTGACCCGGATCGAGGAGCCCGACACCGAGGCCGTCGACATCATCCAGAAGGCGAAAGCCTACAACGGCGAGTCGAGCGACGGCGACGACATCGACGTGAAGAAGCTCCGCGAGGAGGGCGAATCGAACGCCGAGATCGCCGAGGCGATGGTCGGCGTCTCGCCGCGGTTCATCGGCGACGAAATCGCGGAAGCGATCATGGACTCGATGCATCGCGGGCGCGGGTATCTCTCGGCGCTCGCGGTGTTCACCCACTTCGAGGAGAACTTGGAGAACCACGGCTCGATCCCCGAGGAGAACTTCGAGCGGTATCACCGATATCTCGAACTCGTTCGGGAGGAGTACAAGGAACGGGCCATCGAGGACGTGCGCCACGCGCTGGCCTACGACGTCGACGAGATCCAACGCCAGGGCGAGAAGTACATGGATCACGTCATGGCGTACATCGACGACGACACCGTTCCGGACGATCTCACCGGGCGCGAGCAGGATCCCGACGAGACGTTTCTCAGAGCGGTCGAGGAGAAACTGGAGATCCCCGAGGACCGAAAGGACGACTTCCGCCAGGAGGTCTCGAACTGGGTCTCCCGGCGAGCGCGCGAGGGCGAGGCGTTCAGCCCGCAGGACAACGACCGCCTGCGCCGGGCGCTCGAACGGAAGCTCTGGGAGGACAAGAAACACAACATCAACTTCTCGGCACTGGTGAGCGCGAACGAACTCGACGACGACGAGCGAAACGCCTGGGTCGACGCGCTGATCGAACAGGGTTACTCCAAGGAGGGCGCAATGGAGGTACTCGAGTTCGCCGGCGCGGAGGTCGCCAAAAGCGAACTCGAGACATGA
- a CDS encoding DUF309 domain-containing protein, translating to MDDHTRDDTVGPPISGSPTGWEPNRGPSNGWEHGTLRRATIHGARLFNSGAYHESHDCFEDEWYNYGSGNTESKFLHGMVQVAAGTYKHVDFHDDAGMRSLFETALQYLHGVPRDFYGVDVVDIRTALSNALDDPTTIEGWRIRFDGVHPEAREEDYTYADALEHGP from the coding sequence ATGGACGACCACACCCGGGACGACACCGTCGGGCCGCCGATTTCGGGCAGCCCGACCGGGTGGGAACCGAACCGAGGGCCGTCGAACGGGTGGGAGCACGGGACGCTCAGGCGGGCGACGATCCATGGTGCTCGACTCTTCAACTCGGGGGCCTACCACGAATCACACGACTGTTTCGAGGACGAGTGGTACAACTACGGCAGTGGCAACACCGAGAGCAAGTTCCTCCACGGGATGGTGCAGGTCGCTGCCGGCACCTACAAACACGTCGACTTCCACGATGACGCGGGCATGCGATCGCTGTTCGAAACCGCCCTCCAGTATCTCCACGGCGTGCCACGGGACTTCTATGGCGTCGACGTCGTCGACATCCGGACGGCGCTGTCGAACGCCCTCGACGATCCAACCACGATCGAAGGATGGCGGATCCGATTCGACGGCGTCCATCCCGAGGCCCGTGAGGAGGACTACACCTACGCTGATGCGCTCGAACACGGCCCCTAG
- a CDS encoding DUF5820 family protein, which produces MEEPPAGWTRWSDEPDRQVFVYRPDVFDSQTFPAPCLPTLYLSDSPHRSRRPEQRYNRGGNGWYLTLYLEPEVVLTEERYDDRAAADDAAAVLTRRFSDGELDYRGAYQVPREAYLDRLDELTGREA; this is translated from the coding sequence ATGGAGGAGCCCCCGGCGGGCTGGACGCGCTGGAGCGACGAGCCCGACCGACAGGTGTTCGTCTACCGGCCGGACGTGTTCGACTCGCAGACGTTTCCGGCGCCCTGTCTGCCGACGCTGTACCTGAGCGACAGTCCACACAGGAGTCGCAGACCCGAACAGCGCTACAACCGCGGCGGGAACGGGTGGTATCTCACCCTCTATCTCGAACCGGAGGTGGTCCTCACAGAGGAACGCTACGACGACCGGGCGGCCGCGGACGACGCTGCGGCCGTGCTCACACGCCGATTTTCCGACGGCGAACTCGACTACCGGGGTGCCTATCAGGTCCCGCGTGAGGCGTACCTCGACCGGCTCGACGAACTGACCGGGCGAGAGGCTTAA
- a CDS encoding UPF0179 family protein translates to MSTLTLIGTRLAEAGTEFVYHGEAAACEGCPYRSQCLNLVEGRKYRVESVRENAQTLECGVHDTGVNAVEVTPARTEANVPSKGLYAGSKARLAGDCPYTECPSHELCVPDGIDFDEEYRVTEVIGDPPHDYCMLDRELTTVEFAAPEE, encoded by the coding sequence ATGAGTACTCTCACGCTGATCGGGACTCGACTCGCGGAGGCCGGAACCGAGTTCGTCTACCACGGCGAGGCCGCCGCCTGCGAGGGCTGTCCATATCGGAGCCAGTGTCTGAACCTCGTCGAGGGCCGGAAGTACCGCGTCGAGAGCGTCCGGGAGAACGCCCAGACCCTGGAGTGTGGCGTCCACGATACGGGCGTCAATGCAGTCGAGGTCACACCGGCGAGAACGGAAGCGAACGTCCCTTCGAAGGGGCTGTACGCAGGAAGCAAAGCGCGTCTCGCCGGCGACTGTCCTTACACGGAGTGTCCGAGCCACGAACTTTGCGTTCCCGACGGTATCGACTTCGACGAGGAGTACAGAGTAACGGAAGTCATCGGGGACCCGCCCCACGACTACTGTATGCTGGACCGCGAACTCACGACCGTGGAGTTCGCAGCCCCCGAGGAGTGA
- a CDS encoding phosphoenolpyruvate carboxykinase (ATP), giving the protein MSGDATPGETIERARSVDPESEFPDPASETVLYEPSFEELRAFSKPLETTTEYGSPSYVSQFRSRSSERTKNAVDHTFTGEDWDLIDRALSAAGTTELVCFDRMVGRHPEHAYCCRLFVPKEYGRIALAWAKLLDPAPDGHEPDFYTLQLPDTEETAIRVLPEEGLTVVLGSDYTGEAKKSFLRLFMYRAKQRGGLGLHAGTKRLTLEDDDGLSEVYQAFLGLSGTGKSTLTGHGCWLDSPESAVMLQDDVCALFPDTLAGSEGGGLYIKTIGLDAEEQPALYRAATRPDAVLENVAVAEDGTVDFDDGSLTTNGRAVIRRDDLPSAAPEIDCDRADQVFFITRNPLMPPIARLSPEQAAVAFMLGESVETSAGDPDRAGESIRVVGTNPFIVGPEGEEGNRFADLIDETDAECFVLNTGSVGSQEIGVEDTIAILTAAARDEIEWTHDDQLGFEVPQRVPEMAIEEFRLAENHDAYGEKLAALREERREYLAAFDTLRDEIREAVY; this is encoded by the coding sequence ATGTCCGGCGACGCGACCCCCGGCGAGACCATCGAGAGGGCCCGATCGGTCGATCCCGAGTCCGAATTCCCCGATCCCGCCTCCGAAACGGTGCTCTACGAACCGAGTTTCGAGGAACTCCGTGCGTTCTCGAAGCCCCTCGAAACGACCACCGAGTACGGTAGCCCGAGCTACGTCAGCCAGTTCCGATCCCGGAGCTCCGAGCGCACGAAAAACGCGGTCGATCACACGTTCACGGGTGAGGACTGGGATCTCATCGACCGTGCGCTTTCGGCCGCCGGGACGACCGAACTGGTCTGTTTCGACCGGATGGTCGGTCGCCACCCCGAGCACGCCTACTGCTGTCGGCTGTTCGTTCCGAAGGAGTACGGTCGAATCGCACTGGCGTGGGCGAAGCTGCTCGATCCCGCTCCCGATGGCCACGAACCCGATTTCTACACCCTCCAGCTGCCCGATACCGAGGAAACCGCGATCCGGGTGCTCCCCGAGGAGGGCCTCACCGTCGTCCTCGGTAGCGATTATACGGGCGAAGCGAAGAAGTCGTTCCTCCGACTGTTCATGTACCGGGCGAAACAGCGCGGCGGGCTGGGACTACACGCCGGGACCAAGCGGTTGACCCTCGAGGACGACGACGGGCTCTCGGAGGTGTATCAGGCCTTCCTCGGGCTCTCGGGAACCGGGAAATCGACGCTCACGGGCCACGGCTGCTGGCTCGATTCGCCCGAGTCGGCGGTCATGTTGCAGGACGACGTCTGTGCGCTCTTTCCCGACACCCTCGCGGGTAGCGAGGGCGGCGGTCTCTACATCAAGACTATCGGACTCGACGCCGAAGAACAGCCCGCGCTGTACCGAGCCGCAACTCGACCCGATGCGGTCCTCGAAAACGTCGCCGTCGCCGAGGACGGTACCGTCGACTTCGACGACGGCTCGCTCACTACCAACGGCCGGGCAGTGATCCGCCGGGACGACCTCCCGAGTGCCGCCCCCGAGATCGACTGCGATCGCGCCGATCAGGTGTTTTTCATCACGCGCAATCCGCTCATGCCGCCCATTGCACGCCTGAGCCCCGAGCAGGCGGCGGTGGCGTTCATGCTCGGCGAGTCGGTCGAGACCAGTGCCGGCGATCCCGATCGGGCCGGCGAGTCGATCCGCGTCGTCGGGACCAACCCCTTCATCGTCGGGCCGGAGGGCGAAGAGGGCAACCGCTTTGCCGACCTGATCGACGAGACCGACGCGGAGTGTTTCGTCCTCAACACCGGCTCCGTCGGTTCACAGGAAATCGGCGTCGAGGACACCATCGCGATCCTCACCGCCGCCGCACGCGACGAGATCGAATGGACCCACGACGACCAGTTAGGATTCGAGGTTCCACAGCGGGTGCCGGAAATGGCGATCGAGGAGTTCCGCCTCGCGGAGAACCACGACGCGTATGGCGAAAAACTCGCCGCGCTGCGCGAGGAACGCCGCGAATACCTCGCGGCGTTCGACACGCTCAGAGACGAGATCCGCGAGGCGGTCTACTGA